A single uncultured Acetobacterium sp. DNA region contains:
- a CDS encoding response regulator receiver domain, with protein MSFSNIAEKIVDESIINVICIDDKFVEPYSDIRLDTFDSDAEAGKQLYKSLIDSKKSVELVRYIDLDDTISRIEKNDLIIIDWQLTSEEIPFQDTLKIIEKACENKIRYIAIYTQEDVNIITKQLFGYFCKYNRAFLEKCSEIVDDILDEYNDDKALINEFLNGFIRNESKVIGKILNQDPLKREYFVNKLSEAKEAWNIEINLAELINIIGIVKGSLLRNEKDGKYLNIQLIDNLNSVFKLADTIIILLEKNSVSSKRGIEPNAILNKLSEFILVDPHNFVTLTWVEVCNRVRQNTKYLLSNYKDIDEEVFLYHIHKNNGQNIFSNIFIDEMKNFGSTLNLETIKYKENYIQTKGIDIKEEKISTKVKEIVHYNSLLTENLSLGERENTKLLFGDIFKIGSKKCVNIKNETTTETAVAVNLDGEMQIEVTKAKSNNKSQYIICITPHCDCALPEKINRNYLFVVGQETSAKTSIKHAETDCYSYIRTDGKYISIKWSTKTMTFKIEDEIMENKITAKNIDELNGIDLLYLGNQKENYTQRLANNTANHISRVGVSLLNIPNMLDSSTEN; from the coding sequence ATGAGCTTTAGTAATATTGCAGAAAAGATAGTGGATGAATCAATCATAAATGTGATTTGCATAGATGATAAATTTGTTGAACCTTATTCAGATATTAGACTAGATACGTTTGATTCGGATGCCGAAGCCGGCAAGCAATTATATAAATCGTTGATAGATAGTAAAAAGAGTGTAGAGCTTGTAAGATATATTGATCTGGATGATACGATCAGTAGAATTGAAAAAAATGATTTAATTATTATTGATTGGCAGTTAACGTCTGAAGAAATTCCGTTTCAGGATACCTTGAAAATTATTGAAAAAGCCTGTGAAAATAAAATCAGGTATATTGCAATATACACACAGGAAGATGTGAATATTATTACTAAACAATTATTTGGTTATTTTTGCAAATATAATAGAGCTTTTTTAGAAAAATGCTCAGAGATAGTTGATGATATTTTAGACGAATATAACGATGATAAAGCTCTAATAAATGAATTTTTGAATGGATTTATTAGAAATGAATCAAAGGTAATTGGAAAAATATTAAATCAGGATCCGCTAAAGAGAGAGTATTTTGTTAATAAACTAAGTGAAGCAAAAGAAGCATGGAATATAGAAATTAATCTGGCTGAGTTGATTAATATTATCGGTATCGTCAAGGGCAGCCTGTTACGCAATGAAAAGGACGGGAAATATTTAAATATACAACTAATAGATAATCTAAATAGCGTATTCAAGCTAGCAGATACTATTATAATTTTATTGGAGAAGAATTCCGTTTCATCGAAGAGGGGTATAGAACCGAATGCTATACTGAACAAACTGTCAGAATTTATTTTGGTTGATCCTCATAACTTTGTTACTTTAACATGGGTAGAGGTGTGTAATAGAGTACGTCAAAACACGAAATACTTACTGTCGAATTATAAAGATATTGATGAGGAAGTGTTTCTGTATCATATTCATAAAAACAATGGCCAAAATATTTTTTCAAATATTTTTATTGATGAAATGAAAAACTTTGGCAGCACTCTAAATTTAGAAACTATAAAATATAAAGAAAATTATATTCAAACCAAAGGAATAGATATAAAAGAAGAAAAAATATCAACAAAAGTAAAAGAAATTGTACATTACAATTCATTGTTAACCGAAAATTTAAGTTTAGGAGAAAGAGAGAATACGAAGTTACTTTTCGGTGATATCTTTAAAATTGGTAGCAAAAAATGCGTAAATATTAAGAATGAAACAACAACTGAAACGGCTGTTGCGGTAAATCTTGATGGTGAAATGCAAATTGAGGTAACCAAAGCAAAAAGTAATAATAAGTCCCAATACATCATATGTATAACACCACATTGTGATTGTGCGTTACCTGAAAAAATTAATAGAAACTATTTATTTGTTGTTGGCCAAGAAACGAGTGCAAAAACATCAATAAAGCATGCAGAAACAGACTGCTATTCATATATCAGAACTGATGGAAAATATATTTCAATTAAATGGTCAACAAAAACAATGACATTTAAAATAGAAGATGAGATTATGGAAAACAAAATAACCGCAAAAAACATCGATGAACTAAATGGGATCGATTTGTTATACTTGGGCAATCAAAAAGAAAACTATACACAGCGTTTAGCAAATAATACAGCTAATCATATCAGTAGAGTTGGGGTTTCTTTGTTAAATATTCCAAATATGCTTGATTCATCAACGGAAAATTAG
- a CDS encoding DNA cytosine methyltransferase → MCIPVIDLFSGAGGLSSGLIRAGFEVRAAVEIDSEAIETYTYNIGDIVLDKNIKEVSGAQLLNKANLIKGDMFLLAGCPPCQGFSSVGPRNKNDERNQLVFDFVRLINETKPWFILMENVAGMSKGIGKNIFKQACDQLEQEYLIKSQVVNTANYGVPQSRKRLVLHGIRKDIYKKYFPKDYEFEMPPETHEDKNSLSNNSKQSWTTVAIINDLPPISAGSCDETIPNHSCMKLIDKNIERIRNTPHDGGSRTDWPDKLGLACHKDNVGYKDVYGRMDSNSLAPTITAGCLAYSKGRFGHPTQDRAISAREAARLQTFDDSYVFFGSLSNIGKQIGNAVPPKLAEASGNHILEMIETYIYKTASQK, encoded by the coding sequence ATGTGTATTCCAGTGATTGATTTATTTTCTGGAGCAGGAGGATTATCTTCGGGGCTCATTCGAGCTGGTTTTGAAGTCAGAGCTGCTGTGGAAATAGACAGTGAAGCGATAGAAACTTATACTTATAATATAGGTGATATTGTTTTAGATAAAAATATTAAAGAAGTAAGTGGTGCGCAACTATTAAATAAGGCTAATTTAATAAAAGGCGATATGTTTCTCCTTGCCGGTTGCCCTCCGTGTCAAGGATTTTCTTCGGTTGGTCCAAGAAATAAAAATGATGAACGAAATCAATTGGTATTTGATTTTGTCAGATTGATTAATGAGACAAAACCATGGTTCATTTTAATGGAAAATGTTGCTGGAATGTCAAAAGGTATTGGTAAAAATATATTTAAACAGGCCTGTGATCAATTAGAACAAGAGTATTTAATCAAAAGTCAAGTTGTAAATACTGCAAACTATGGTGTGCCACAAAGTCGAAAGCGGTTAGTACTGCATGGGATCAGAAAAGATATTTATAAAAAATATTTTCCAAAAGACTATGAATTCGAGATGCCACCTGAAACCCATGAAGACAAGAATAGTTTAAGTAATAACAGCAAACAATCTTGGACAACAGTTGCTATTATTAATGATCTACCACCAATATCAGCTGGGTCTTGTGACGAGACAATACCTAATCATTCATGTATGAAGCTAATAGATAAGAACATTGAACGGATAAGAAATACACCGCATGATGGTGGAAGCAGGACAGATTGGCCGGATAAATTAGGGCTAGCTTGTCACAAAGATAATGTAGGTTATAAAGATGTGTATGGAAGAATGGATAGTAATAGTTTAGCTCCTACAATTACAGCAGGTTGTTTAGCCTACAGCAAAGGTAGATTTGGTCATCCAACTCAAGATCGAGCAATATCGGCAAGAGAAGCAGCGAGATTACAAACATTTGATGACAGTTATGTTTTTTTTGGTTCATTGAGTAATATTGGTAAACAGATTGGTAATGCTGTGCCGCCTAAATTAGCGGAAGCAAGTGGAAATCATATTCTTGAGATGATAGAAACATATATTTATAAAACAGCCAGTCAAAAATAG
- a CDS encoding very short patch repair endonuclease gives MRKKTPEEISSNMKQVKNKDSKIEILLRKELWSRGLRYRKNDSSVFGKPDIVFKSKKLAVFCDSEFWHGYNWEERINDIKSNKEFWITKIEGNIKRDKTVTTTLEQDDWLVLRFWGKEIEKNTIKCADIIEEKLNSRKKQ, from the coding sequence ATGCGAAAAAAAACGCCTGAAGAAATCAGTAGTAATATGAAACAAGTGAAAAATAAAGATTCTAAAATCGAAATACTATTAAGAAAAGAATTATGGAGTCGTGGATTGCGATATAGAAAGAATGACTCAAGCGTATTCGGCAAACCAGATATCGTTTTTAAAAGTAAAAAACTCGCTGTATTTTGCGATAGTGAATTTTGGCATGGCTACAATTGGGAAGAAAGAATAAATGATATAAAATCAAATAAAGAATTTTGGATAACTAAAATAGAGGGTAATATTAAACGTGATAAAACAGTGACAACAACACTAGAACAAGATGATTGGTTAGTATTACGTTTTTGGGGAAAAGAGATTGAAAAAAACACAATAAAATGCGCTGATATTATAGAAGAAAAATTAAATTCACGAAAAAAACAATAA
- a CDS encoding DrmE family protein, which produces MKNTNLMKYVIEKCDLLIEDSLISKEELLKVFSEFIANTYDQKKHNVGFILHTGSICFDIILITAIAISNLVLDETEVDDVINSFEIGDTVIYDKQRYIFGGFEEKDFGVGNKKYILLQKDETDKTWIDFQDRYKIEPYKGDAKRLDGRGIRKSNINRLDFISNVLEISINKIPSIINSSAIVVMSRERADKILNGLTIHYDDNKKIKLLEIVTASYFTDNDEYPYGGNRGKTEPVIKITGKVSVARDLLFENNGNKINGLMISGNDIIEKGKTELPELLNRRSLKYIYLSANIDCENCVTILEFCDDSNVFACTKDFLMKNTGPINVKNGLTRELHKQTENIISKIIRPIFIESQQSWEDYRDIKKALYFLRNYENGREDIKQFIIYAYALLNLFLTALFPMGFLERLITEGYIEVVSPYKRIENLWKEAVEFPNELQEKTTYILKQLEYLYFENYMVSNKENALKKVLQNQCKQNVAIIVPKAYYIEALNKRMVEDWGGSPANLTIVTCNRFDNSVLYDNIIVSGYLEGKRFNPFKCGASPVITILTYEFEAEIWRFKLNLAKKIEARLNALSTILLDENETYLDLFYDDINDDYTEVIEIEHITYDLTCLINQMVELEARGIINKTNSDNSTLTDIVKIGSFSDGEMILFTKLYKAHVFYAEKSAVFEVNVDELEPGNKLVFTKNDDFTKDIVDNILENLLNTGTLNIDAQIAYEKSGYWKSVLQKFMIERDLSYYKLSEELAKHGCKKHQTTLRSWIDKNNHVVGPNDEEAFNAIAKMTKNPEMLDDAKSYCEACKLIRKIRTEILKMIGVSFINKLSGNIPKNNKLLKAVFENVSDLGIILQLDTIVEVDELKAPANLLNRPINY; this is translated from the coding sequence GTGAAAAATACCAATCTAATGAAATATGTTATTGAAAAATGTGATCTCCTTATAGAAGATTCCTTGATTTCAAAGGAAGAACTACTTAAAGTTTTTAGTGAATTTATCGCAAATACGTATGATCAAAAAAAGCATAATGTAGGTTTTATATTACATACAGGTTCTATTTGTTTTGATATTATTCTAATTACTGCAATAGCAATTAGTAATTTGGTGTTGGATGAAACAGAAGTAGATGATGTTATAAACTCCTTCGAAATTGGGGATACTGTTATTTATGACAAGCAAAGATATATTTTTGGTGGATTTGAAGAAAAGGATTTTGGCGTAGGAAATAAGAAATATATCTTGCTTCAAAAGGATGAAACTGACAAAACTTGGATAGATTTTCAGGACAGGTATAAAATTGAACCTTACAAGGGTGATGCAAAGAGGTTGGACGGTCGTGGAATTCGAAAAAGCAATATTAATCGACTTGATTTCATATCAAATGTGTTAGAGATTTCAATAAACAAGATACCAAGCATTATTAATTCTTCAGCAATAGTTGTAATGTCTCGTGAAAGAGCAGATAAAATATTAAATGGTCTTACAATACACTATGATGACAATAAAAAGATAAAATTATTAGAGATTGTAACGGCTTCATATTTTACTGATAATGATGAATACCCTTATGGTGGTAATCGTGGTAAAACAGAACCGGTTATCAAAATCACAGGAAAAGTATCGGTTGCACGAGATCTTTTATTTGAAAATAATGGCAATAAAATAAATGGTTTAATGATTAGTGGCAATGATATCATTGAAAAAGGCAAAACAGAATTACCTGAATTATTAAATCGCAGATCACTTAAATATATATATTTATCCGCTAATATTGATTGCGAAAATTGCGTAACTATTTTGGAATTTTGTGATGACTCAAACGTTTTTGCATGCACAAAAGATTTTCTCATGAAAAATACAGGGCCGATCAATGTAAAAAATGGTCTTACAAGGGAGTTGCATAAGCAAACAGAAAATATAATTAGCAAAATAATACGACCAATTTTTATCGAAAGCCAGCAATCTTGGGAAGATTATAGAGATATAAAAAAAGCTTTATATTTTTTGAGAAATTACGAGAATGGCAGAGAGGATATTAAACAATTCATTATTTATGCATATGCCTTACTAAATCTTTTTTTGACGGCGTTATTTCCAATGGGATTCTTAGAAAGATTAATTACCGAAGGCTATATAGAGGTAGTTTCTCCCTATAAGAGAATCGAGAATTTGTGGAAAGAAGCGGTTGAATTTCCAAATGAACTACAAGAAAAAACAACATACATTTTAAAACAATTAGAGTATCTGTATTTTGAAAATTATATGGTTAGTAACAAAGAAAATGCTTTGAAAAAGGTTTTGCAAAATCAGTGCAAGCAAAATGTCGCAATTATTGTACCAAAAGCTTATTATATCGAAGCTTTGAATAAACGTATGGTTGAGGATTGGGGTGGATCACCGGCTAATTTAACTATTGTTACGTGTAATCGTTTTGATAATTCCGTGCTTTATGACAATATTATTGTTTCCGGTTATTTAGAAGGTAAACGTTTTAATCCTTTCAAGTGTGGTGCTTCTCCTGTTATTACAATACTCACATACGAATTTGAAGCTGAAATCTGGAGATTTAAACTCAATTTAGCAAAAAAAATAGAGGCTAGACTCAATGCGTTATCAACAATATTATTAGATGAAAACGAAACATACCTCGATCTTTTTTATGATGATATAAATGATGACTACACAGAGGTTATTGAAATAGAACATATTACGTATGATCTAACATGTCTTATAAATCAAATGGTTGAACTTGAGGCCAGAGGTATCATTAATAAAACAAACAGTGACAATTCTACATTAACTGATATTGTTAAAATCGGTTCGTTTTCTGATGGTGAAATGATTCTATTTACCAAATTGTATAAAGCACATGTTTTCTATGCTGAAAAGAGTGCTGTTTTTGAGGTCAACGTAGATGAACTTGAACCGGGTAACAAATTAGTCTTCACAAAGAATGATGATTTTACAAAAGATATTGTGGATAATATACTTGAAAATTTGCTGAATACAGGTACATTAAATATAGATGCGCAAATTGCATATGAAAAATCAGGTTATTGGAAGAGTGTTTTACAGAAATTTATGATTGAACGAGACTTGTCATATTATAAACTCTCAGAGGAATTAGCTAAGCATGGTTGTAAAAAACATCAAACAACACTAAGAAGTTGGATTGATAAAAATAATCATGTGGTAGGACCCAATGATGAGGAAGCATTTAATGCAATTGCAAAAATGACAAAAAATCCGGAAATGCTCGATGATGCAAAGAGTTATTGTGAAGCGTGCAAACTTATAAGAAAAATCAGAACAGAAATTTTAAAAATGATCGGGGTATCGTTTATAAACAAACTCAGTGGCAATATACCGAAAAACAATAAATTGTTAAAAGCAGTATTTGAAAATGTTAGTGACCTTGGTATTATATTGCAATTGGATACGATTGTTGAAGTCGATGAATTAAAAGCACCAGCTAATTTACTTAACCGACCTATTAATTACTAG
- a CDS encoding ATP-binding protein, with amino-acid sequence MANFRTKARAIDLLGKNQIADLPTSISELWKNGYDAYGDRFHADLYCKGYKDVEQELFLIKDDGHGMSYEDIINRWIVLGTDSKKSQSINLNEQDKLGKEQRVSLGEKGIGRLSSAFLGNHMLLITKKENDDFQMLFINWQIGENYNAFLEELEIPVASFNQIKDLQLVYTQLQNEFRNNLKLDSWNHDMLLLQTKINIESDLTNYKIIPSAILDDINEWYKKFKHGTVFVVFNPIKELKDLANKSSTDNSDTGYFTSALSGLFNPFEDEFKKYLDTDNDTGAKIYIYKEENKVDYLATKEFFTKDDLVNCEHWIDGNFDDFGCFTGNIKVDTEVIEYIWKPNRLPKETEYKNFKIKLAFIEGKEGISSLSPEQYSIYKRKLDSFSGLLIYRDGFRVLPYGKLDADFLEFEQRRSKSAGSHYFSHRKMFGYIALSKEENPNLYDKAGREGLTSNKAYKEFKSDLIEFFETLAKEYYGTNSELKKTRDQRREEQKKLKEFEKNEIDNRKRLLEEKKQAKIQHDIFRKDLKESYAVLKELIINCIKFENDLNAIISMECINELDEVRFFYKLDNFEKIISKLKIIKPEGILLSDRDKDRLFSYGEEYQEAKNILKRLNYILRCNTRINKLLDSYLEKQKKFSNEIVNDKQTSIENISANFSVIINNIKSQYSKYEIELKSISKVDNKDNSGILRSKLLELDQIVSDYNEEKVYLEKARDFFANMTYQKNDIELLHIYKNEYTILEKKVNELQELAQLGISIELIDHQFNVLYGNIHKSLVDLGAKIKPNEKEIFSSLKTSFEHLERNHKLLVPLYRTMRRSKRMITGRDIKKTILDFYEISFKKEDIEFKTTDNFLNYSINTFESIIMPVYINIINNALYWIRSTEKKIIRLDVNENGEVLIINSGKKMSFTELDRCFELFYSKKPSGRGMGLYLARTNLRTVGLDIYATNDKEYNKFEGACFVITSYRGENNEL; translated from the coding sequence ATGGCTAATTTTAGAACAAAAGCAAGAGCTATAGACTTGCTTGGAAAAAATCAAATTGCAGATTTACCAACATCAATTAGCGAACTTTGGAAAAATGGCTATGATGCATATGGTGACAGATTTCATGCAGACTTATATTGCAAAGGATATAAGGATGTTGAGCAGGAGCTTTTCTTAATAAAAGATGATGGGCATGGTATGTCATATGAAGATATTATAAATAGATGGATAGTGTTAGGGACGGATAGTAAGAAGAGCCAAAGCATTAATCTAAATGAACAAGATAAATTAGGAAAAGAACAAAGAGTTTCACTTGGTGAAAAAGGGATAGGTAGGTTATCATCGGCTTTTTTGGGAAATCATATGTTGCTTATTACGAAAAAAGAAAACGATGATTTTCAAATGCTATTTATTAATTGGCAAATTGGTGAAAATTATAATGCTTTTTTAGAGGAGCTAGAAATTCCGGTTGCTTCATTTAATCAAATTAAGGACTTGCAATTAGTATATACTCAATTACAAAACGAATTTAGAAACAATTTAAAATTAGATAGCTGGAACCACGACATGCTTTTGTTGCAAACAAAAATTAATATTGAGAGTGATCTAACTAATTATAAAATAATACCGAGTGCTATTTTGGATGATATTAATGAATGGTATAAAAAATTTAAACATGGAACTGTTTTTGTTGTTTTCAATCCGATAAAAGAGTTAAAAGATCTTGCAAATAAATCATCTACGGACAATTCCGATACTGGATATTTTACTTCTGCATTAAGTGGATTATTTAATCCGTTTGAGGATGAATTCAAAAAATACTTGGACACCGATAATGATACGGGTGCAAAGATTTATATCTATAAAGAGGAAAATAAAGTTGATTATTTAGCGACAAAAGAGTTCTTCACAAAAGATGACTTAGTTAATTGTGAACATTGGATAGATGGTAATTTTGATGATTTTGGCTGTTTTACTGGAAATATAAAAGTTGATACAGAAGTAATTGAATACATCTGGAAGCCAAATAGATTACCTAAAGAAACCGAGTATAAAAATTTTAAAATAAAATTGGCGTTTATTGAAGGCAAGGAAGGTATTTCCTCCTTATCACCGGAACAATATAGTATCTATAAAAGAAAACTTGATTCCTTTTCGGGTTTATTAATTTATAGAGATGGCTTTAGAGTACTACCTTATGGTAAATTGGATGCGGATTTTTTAGAATTCGAACAAAGAAGAAGTAAGAGTGCGGGTTCACATTATTTTAGTCATCGTAAGATGTTTGGCTACATTGCGTTGAGTAAAGAAGAAAACCCTAACTTATATGATAAAGCCGGTCGTGAAGGTCTAACGAGTAATAAAGCCTATAAAGAGTTTAAAAGTGATTTGATCGAATTCTTTGAAACTCTTGCCAAGGAGTATTATGGCACAAATTCTGAATTGAAGAAAACGAGGGATCAACGCCGTGAGGAACAAAAAAAATTAAAAGAGTTTGAGAAAAATGAAATAGATAATAGAAAGAGACTTCTAGAGGAAAAGAAACAGGCTAAAATTCAACATGATATTTTTAGAAAAGATTTAAAAGAAAGCTATGCCGTACTTAAAGAGTTGATTATTAATTGCATAAAATTTGAAAATGATTTGAATGCAATAATTTCAATGGAATGTATTAATGAATTGGATGAAGTCAGATTTTTTTATAAATTAGATAACTTTGAAAAAATAATTTCGAAATTAAAAATAATAAAGCCGGAGGGTATTCTTTTATCGGATAGAGATAAAGATAGATTATTTTCATATGGCGAAGAATATCAAGAAGCTAAAAATATTCTTAAAAGGTTGAATTATATACTACGTTGCAATACTCGAATTAATAAATTGCTAGACAGCTACTTAGAAAAACAGAAGAAATTTAGCAATGAAATTGTTAATGATAAACAAACCTCAATAGAAAATATTAGTGCGAATTTTAGTGTTATTATAAATAATATCAAAAGTCAATATTCAAAGTATGAAATTGAATTAAAGAGTATATCAAAAGTCGACAACAAAGATAATTCAGGTATTTTAAGATCAAAACTGTTAGAGCTAGACCAAATAGTTAGCGATTATAATGAAGAAAAAGTGTACTTAGAAAAAGCAAGAGATTTTTTTGCCAATATGACATATCAAAAGAATGATATTGAATTACTACATATTTATAAAAATGAGTATACCATATTAGAGAAAAAAGTAAATGAGTTACAGGAATTAGCACAATTAGGCATATCTATAGAATTGATCGATCACCAATTTAATGTTCTATATGGCAATATCCATAAAAGTCTGGTAGATTTGGGGGCTAAGATTAAACCGAATGAAAAGGAAATATTTAGTTCTCTTAAAACCTCATTTGAACACTTGGAAAGGAATCATAAGCTTTTAGTTCCATTATATCGTACTATGCGCAGAAGCAAACGCATGATTACTGGAAGAGATATAAAAAAGACAATACTGGACTTTTATGAAATTTCATTTAAAAAAGAAGACATTGAATTTAAAACAACGGATAATTTTTTAAATTATTCTATTAACACGTTTGAATCTATAATTATGCCGGTCTATATAAATATCATAAACAATGCCTTATATTGGATCAGAAGTACTGAAAAGAAGATAATCCGACTTGATGTTAATGAGAATGGTGAGGTTTTGATTATTAATTCCGGAAAAAAAATGAGTTTTACAGAATTAGATAGGTGCTTTGAATTATTTTATAGCAAAAAACCAAGTGGTAGAGGTATGGGCCTATATCTTGCCAGAACAAATTTAAGAACCGTAGGACTTGATATATATGCAACAAATGACAAAGAATACAACAAATTTGAAGGTGCATGTTTTGTCATAACAAGTTATAGAGGAGAAAACAATGAGCTTTAG
- a CDS encoding class I SAM-dependent methyltransferase: MNKTLHYYNQTAHTFVQGTIDADLSKLHRRFLKLLPLQAHILDLGCGSGRDAKAFLDAGYQVTAVDGSQACCKLAGDYIGQEVICKTFDELDFDQTFDGVWACASLLHVPYAELTDIFRKVARALRPGGYLYASFKYGDFEGERNGRYFTDFDEERLKVLIEQVAGLEIVETFVTGDVRDGRDGEKWLNVIGENDSKNVFVSKNYKGN, translated from the coding sequence ATGAATAAAACCCTGCACTACTATAACCAAACCGCCCATACCTTTGTCCAGGGCACCATCGATGCCGACCTCAGCAAACTGCACCGTCGCTTTCTAAAGCTGTTGCCGTTGCAGGCACACATCCTCGATCTGGGCTGTGGTTCCGGCCGGGATGCCAAAGCGTTTCTGGATGCCGGTTACCAAGTCACCGCCGTGGACGGCTCCCAGGCCTGTTGCAAACTGGCCGGAGACTACATCGGCCAGGAAGTTATCTGTAAAACCTTTGATGAGCTGGATTTTGATCAGACCTTTGACGGCGTCTGGGCCTGCGCCTCGCTGCTGCATGTGCCCTATGCCGAACTGACCGACATCTTCCGGAAAGTCGCCCGGGCCTTAAGACCCGGCGGTTATTTATATGCTTCCTTTAAATATGGGGATTTTGAAGGAGAGCGGAACGGCCGCTATTTTACGGATTTTGATGAAGAACGGCTGAAGGTGCTGATTGAGCAGGTAGCGGGGTTGGAGATTGTGGAGACCTTTGTGACCGGGGATGTAAGAGATGGTCGGGATGGGGAGAAGTGGTTGAATGTGATTGGGGAGAATGACAGTAAAAATGTTTTTGTGTCAAAAAATTATAAAGGAAATTGA